The Linepithema humile isolate Giens D197 chromosome 7, Lhum_UNIL_v1.0, whole genome shotgun sequence genome has a window encoding:
- the LOC105668407 gene encoding protein PET100 homolog, mitochondrial, whose protein sequence is MGWGLEVAKMFLYISFPVGIFHYVNQPDYFEKWVVKTKEEYFPPVSRQATLELENFIHEFNTNIERQRLEEMELQHKNK, encoded by the coding sequence ATGGGTTGGGGATTAGAAGTAGCTAAGATGTTTCTGTATATATCATTTCCTGTGGGGATATTTCACTATGTTAATCAGCCAGACTACTTTGAAAAATGGGTGGTAAAAACGAAGGAAGAATATTTTCCACCTGTAAGTAGACAAGCAACTCTGGAATTGGAAAACTTTATTCATGAGTTCAATACTAACATTGAAAGGCAACGTTTGGAAGAGATGGAATTGCAGCATAAAAATAAGTAG
- the LOC137000978 gene encoding zinc finger protein 211-like encodes MHRLVSLALGLEAGGWGALVERTSGSGGTMLGHGGFTGLAGLARRCGVCLATFPSPWLLERHALLQHAGQTSDDKPFTCEQCGQRYRYRSAYVKHREQNHRARLPADKLFTCDVCGMQFRYLKSFKKHRLNHALERLQRAPEPQSSVVVVSTPAERSDQVSSTGEPSQVETGSDTTTNPGDAEELRGVFSEGARGDESVSETASIQENPGDAVEVQITETTAAGTVGGVGGGGGGGGTSSEAGDVDDNVVDDDRHEPNEAIISLARSSTREADRRERRFACPFCGKCVRSKENLKLHVRKHTGERPFVCLFCGRAFGGKSDLTRHLRIHTGERPYHCEMCGKCFARADYLSKHLTTHIHQR; translated from the coding sequence GTCTCGCTCGCCCTCGGACTGGAAGCGGGTGGATGGGGCGCGCTGGTGGAGCGGACGAGCGGTAGCGGTGGCACCATGCTCGGCCACGGCGGCTTCACCGGCCTGGCCGGGTTGGCGCGTCGTTGCGGCGTCTGCCTGGCGACGTTCCCGTCGCCGTGGCTGCTGGAGCGTCACGCGTTGCTGCAGCACGCCGGACAGACCAGCGACGACAAGCCGTTCACGTGCGAGCAATGTGGCCAGCGTTACCGCTACCGGTCCGCCTACGTGAAGCACCGCGAGCAGAATCACCGCGCGCGACTACCGGCCGACAAGCTGTTCACCTGCGACGTGTGCGGCATGCAATTCAGGTATCTAAAGTCCTTTAAGAAGCATCGTCTCAATCACGCGCTCGAGCGGCTTCAACGCGCGCCCGAGCCACAGAGtagcgtcgtcgtcgtctcgaCGCCGGCCGAGCGCAGCGATCAGGTATCGAGCACCGGCGAGCCGTCCCAAGTGGAAACCGGCAGCGATACCACGACGAACCCGGGCGACGCCGAGGAGTTGCGCGGCGTGTTCTCCGAGGGCGCCCGCGGTGACGAGAGCGTCTCGGAGACCGCCAGCATCCAGGAGAATCCTGGCGATGCGGTGGAGGTTCAGATAACGGAGACCACCGCTGCCGGAACCGTTGGTGGCgtcggtggcggcggcggtggcggcggtacTAGCAGCGAAGCCGGCGACGTGGACGACAATGTCGTCGATGACGATCGGCACGAGCCGAACGAGGCGATAATTAGCCTCGCGCGAAGCAGCACACGCGAGGCCGATCGGCGCGAGCGGCGTTTCGCCTGTCCGTTTTGCGGCAAATGCGTAAGATCCAAGGAGAACCTGAAGCTGCATGTGCGCAAGCACACCGGCGAACGCCCGTTTGTCTGCCTGTTCTGCGGCCGCGCTTTCGGCGGCAAGAGCGATCTGACGAGGCACTTGCGTATCCACACGGGCGAACGGCCCTACCACTGCGAGATGTGTGGCAAGTGCTTCGCCCGGGCTGACTACCTCTCCAAGCATCTCACCACGCACATTCACCAACGCTAA
- the Rassf gene encoding uncharacterized protein Rassf isoform X2, with product MHSERKQSLGYDWHPECLRCEECGKRLNPGQHAEHKGVPYCHVPCYGALFGPQLFGHGTRVESHTSFGKKESRPSLPRSHLESKLKVFNQYYEGKSGGIRSREVNGRLILEGALRIYWGVRGVIHLKEDDDQRTVVTARNRNSCRHSVSEDIEDEDKEDELSQSTTDSSAENNVKSVPTSPDHLKSLTLPMKLDVKNMEWDELDELLQVERKVEDGNKLYQTMPENLPSISSQSSVDTPPLSSQSSLDRSDSRENSETSSPNHQTTSRDNDSSVNSTPTHSLGSSSSTDTPVCNSSNRNGTLRRVEYFDSLDKNASSNRSISTDDSWIEKGLNRSLSGPDCLQRHRTDSDTDSVNSLQFREDDNMTMSTDSGLELDGVVLRRKQGSTAIRRRPGGRRQSRNRLRRRCSINGHFYNRETSFFTPPHGSQMSVWVTSLVNTQEVINLMLDKYKVDAKSDNFALFVVRDNGEQRRLREDEYPLEVRVVLGPHENVARLFLVDKLSTPEISSDVAQFLNLSLAECHGILQRYHYEEERQILLLKEKYKEMRRRIKQRMEELKVRL from the exons ATGCATT CTGAGCGTAAACAGTCTCTGGGTTATGATTGGCATCCGGAATGTCTACGATGTGAAGAATGTGGCAAACGATTAAATCCTGGGCAACATGCAGAG CACAAAGGTGTGCCTTATTGCCATGTTCCCTGTTATGGAGCACTGTTTGGACCCCAACTATTCGGTCATGGTACGAGAGTGGAGTCACATACAAGTTTTGGAAAAAAGGAAAGTCGACCATCATTACCAAG GTCTCACTTAGAATCGAAGCTGAAAGTTTTTAACCAATATTACGAAGGCAAAAGTGGAGGGATTCGAAGTCGTGAG GTCAATGGAAGATTGATATTAGAAGGTGCACTAAGAATTTATTGGGGAGTTCGTGGTGTGATTCATTTAAAGGAAGATGACGATCAACGCACAGTAGTTACTGCACGAAATAGAAATTCATGTAGACACAGCGTTTCTGAG GATATTGAGGACGAGGATAAAGAGGATGAACTGTCTCAAAGCACAACAGATAGCAGTGCAGAGAATAACGTAAAATCGGTTCCAACGTCTCCAGATCACTTAAAGAGTCTCACTTTACCTATGAAGCTGGATGTCAAAAACATGGAATGGGATGAGCTAGACGAACTCTTACAG GTCGAACGAAAAGTCGAGGATGGCAATAAATTGTACCAGACGATGCCCGAGAATCTTCCGTCGATAAGTTCGCAATCCAGCGTGGATACGCCACCGCTCTCGTCGCAATCAAGTCTCGATCGATCAGACTCCCGCGAGAACTCGGAAACGAGCAGTCCTAATCACCAGACTACTAGCCGAGATAACGATAGCAGCGTGAACAGCACACCGACGCACAGCTTAGGTAGTTCTTCCAGTACAGACACGCCCGTCTGTAATTCTTCTAATCGAAATGGTACGCTTCGAAGAGTAGAGTACTTTGACAGCTTGGACAAGAACGCCTCGAGTAATAGATCGATCAGCACCGACGACAGTTGGATCGAGAAGGGTCTGAATCGTTCGTTGTCCGGTCCAGACTGTCTACAGAGACACAGAACTGACAGCGATACGGATTCGGTGAATTCTTTGCAGTTTAGAGAAGATGATAATATGACTATGTCTACAGACAGCGGATTAGAG TTGGATGGCGTCGTTTTGCGTCGTAAGCAAGGCTCCACCGCGATCAGACGACGTCCAGGCGGCAGGCGTCAATCGCGAAACCGATTGCGACGTCGTTGCTCGATCAACGGTCATTTTTACAATCGGGAGACCAGTTTCTTCACACCGCCTCATGGTTCACAGATGTCCGTCTGGGTGACGAGTCTAGTAAACACCCAGGAAGTCATCAATCTTATGCTAGACAAATACAAAGTCGATGCTAAATCCGATAACTTTGCATTGTTTGTTGTACGCGACAATGGTG AACAAAGAAGATTGAGGGAAGACGAGTATCCCTTGGAAGTAAGAGTAGTCTTGGGTCCACATGAAAACGTTGCGCGATTGTTTCTGGTTGACAAGTTGTCCACGCCCGAAATCAGCTCCGACGTTGCGCAGTTTCTCAATCTGTCCCTAGCGGAATGCCACGGCATATTGCAACGCTATCACTACGAAGAGGAACGTCAAATTCTCCTTTTGAAAGAAAA ATACAAAGAGATGCGAAGAAGAATAAAGCAGAGAATGGAGGAGCTAAAAGTCCGATTATAG
- the Rassf gene encoding uncharacterized protein Rassf isoform X1: MWKCHKCGKPVYFAERKQSLGYDWHPECLRCEECGKRLNPGQHAEHKGVPYCHVPCYGALFGPQLFGHGTRVESHTSFGKKESRPSLPRSHLESKLKVFNQYYEGKSGGIRSREVNGRLILEGALRIYWGVRGVIHLKEDDDQRTVVTARNRNSCRHSVSEDIEDEDKEDELSQSTTDSSAENNVKSVPTSPDHLKSLTLPMKLDVKNMEWDELDELLQVERKVEDGNKLYQTMPENLPSISSQSSVDTPPLSSQSSLDRSDSRENSETSSPNHQTTSRDNDSSVNSTPTHSLGSSSSTDTPVCNSSNRNGTLRRVEYFDSLDKNASSNRSISTDDSWIEKGLNRSLSGPDCLQRHRTDSDTDSVNSLQFREDDNMTMSTDSGLELDGVVLRRKQGSTAIRRRPGGRRQSRNRLRRRCSINGHFYNRETSFFTPPHGSQMSVWVTSLVNTQEVINLMLDKYKVDAKSDNFALFVVRDNGEQRRLREDEYPLEVRVVLGPHENVARLFLVDKLSTPEISSDVAQFLNLSLAECHGILQRYHYEEERQILLLKEKYKEMRRRIKQRMEELKVRL; the protein is encoded by the exons ATGTGGAAGTGCCACAAATGCGGAAAACCCGTTTACTTCG CTGAGCGTAAACAGTCTCTGGGTTATGATTGGCATCCGGAATGTCTACGATGTGAAGAATGTGGCAAACGATTAAATCCTGGGCAACATGCAGAG CACAAAGGTGTGCCTTATTGCCATGTTCCCTGTTATGGAGCACTGTTTGGACCCCAACTATTCGGTCATGGTACGAGAGTGGAGTCACATACAAGTTTTGGAAAAAAGGAAAGTCGACCATCATTACCAAG GTCTCACTTAGAATCGAAGCTGAAAGTTTTTAACCAATATTACGAAGGCAAAAGTGGAGGGATTCGAAGTCGTGAG GTCAATGGAAGATTGATATTAGAAGGTGCACTAAGAATTTATTGGGGAGTTCGTGGTGTGATTCATTTAAAGGAAGATGACGATCAACGCACAGTAGTTACTGCACGAAATAGAAATTCATGTAGACACAGCGTTTCTGAG GATATTGAGGACGAGGATAAAGAGGATGAACTGTCTCAAAGCACAACAGATAGCAGTGCAGAGAATAACGTAAAATCGGTTCCAACGTCTCCAGATCACTTAAAGAGTCTCACTTTACCTATGAAGCTGGATGTCAAAAACATGGAATGGGATGAGCTAGACGAACTCTTACAG GTCGAACGAAAAGTCGAGGATGGCAATAAATTGTACCAGACGATGCCCGAGAATCTTCCGTCGATAAGTTCGCAATCCAGCGTGGATACGCCACCGCTCTCGTCGCAATCAAGTCTCGATCGATCAGACTCCCGCGAGAACTCGGAAACGAGCAGTCCTAATCACCAGACTACTAGCCGAGATAACGATAGCAGCGTGAACAGCACACCGACGCACAGCTTAGGTAGTTCTTCCAGTACAGACACGCCCGTCTGTAATTCTTCTAATCGAAATGGTACGCTTCGAAGAGTAGAGTACTTTGACAGCTTGGACAAGAACGCCTCGAGTAATAGATCGATCAGCACCGACGACAGTTGGATCGAGAAGGGTCTGAATCGTTCGTTGTCCGGTCCAGACTGTCTACAGAGACACAGAACTGACAGCGATACGGATTCGGTGAATTCTTTGCAGTTTAGAGAAGATGATAATATGACTATGTCTACAGACAGCGGATTAGAG TTGGATGGCGTCGTTTTGCGTCGTAAGCAAGGCTCCACCGCGATCAGACGACGTCCAGGCGGCAGGCGTCAATCGCGAAACCGATTGCGACGTCGTTGCTCGATCAACGGTCATTTTTACAATCGGGAGACCAGTTTCTTCACACCGCCTCATGGTTCACAGATGTCCGTCTGGGTGACGAGTCTAGTAAACACCCAGGAAGTCATCAATCTTATGCTAGACAAATACAAAGTCGATGCTAAATCCGATAACTTTGCATTGTTTGTTGTACGCGACAATGGTG AACAAAGAAGATTGAGGGAAGACGAGTATCCCTTGGAAGTAAGAGTAGTCTTGGGTCCACATGAAAACGTTGCGCGATTGTTTCTGGTTGACAAGTTGTCCACGCCCGAAATCAGCTCCGACGTTGCGCAGTTTCTCAATCTGTCCCTAGCGGAATGCCACGGCATATTGCAACGCTATCACTACGAAGAGGAACGTCAAATTCTCCTTTTGAAAGAAAA ATACAAAGAGATGCGAAGAAGAATAAAGCAGAGAATGGAGGAGCTAAAAGTCCGATTATAG